A genomic window from Vagococcus sp. CY52-2 includes:
- a CDS encoding cation diffusion facilitator family transporter yields MTKRINEIKQAEKGALISIFTYIFLAFIKLAAGYYGKSQALSADGLNNFTDMIASIAVLIGLKVSRKPADNEHRYGHWKAENVASLLTSLIMFAVGVQVVMDGIRSIVDRQLEQPSQLAAYVGLFSASIMYGVYLINKKIAEKNNSQALHAVAKDNFSDMLTSIGTSIAVFAASFKLGWLDTLTAIIIGCIILKTAYEIFKESTFYLSDGFDKDLLTVYKNDILNMDGIMDVVSIRARSLGANVFLDVVVSMNPTLTVENSHQLVDQLETELKEKYDIFDIDVHVEPFYPSK; encoded by the coding sequence TTGACAAAAAGGATTAATGAAATTAAACAAGCAGAAAAAGGCGCCCTTATTAGTATTTTTACGTACATTTTTTTAGCTTTTATCAAATTAGCTGCTGGTTATTATGGTAAATCTCAAGCTTTATCTGCTGATGGGTTGAATAACTTCACAGATATGATTGCTTCTATTGCTGTTTTAATTGGACTAAAAGTTTCTCGTAAACCTGCTGATAATGAGCATCGATATGGGCATTGGAAAGCAGAAAACGTCGCCTCTTTATTAACTTCTTTAATTATGTTTGCTGTGGGGGTTCAAGTGGTGATGGATGGTATCCGTTCTATTGTAGATAGGCAACTGGAACAACCAAGTCAATTAGCTGCCTATGTTGGTCTATTTTCTGCTTCAATTATGTATGGGGTTTACTTGATTAATAAAAAAATTGCAGAAAAAAATAACAGTCAAGCTTTACATGCCGTCGCCAAAGACAATTTTAGTGACATGCTAACAAGTATTGGGACTTCTATTGCTGTTTTTGCTGCTTCATTTAAATTAGGTTGGCTTGATACATTAACTGCGATTATTATTGGCTGTATCATTTTGAAAACAGCTTATGAAATTTTCAAAGAAAGTACATTTTATTTATCTGATGGTTTTGATAAAGATTTGTTAACAGTATATAAAAATGATATCCTGAATATGGATGGTATTATGGATGTCGTTAGCATTCGTGCTAGAAGTTTAGGGGCTAATGTATTCTTAGACGTTGTTGTCTCAATGAATCCAACTCTAACTGTTGAAAATAGTCATCAATTAGTCGATCAATTAGAAACTGAGCTAAAAGAAAAATATGATATTTTTGACATTGATGTCCATGTCGAGCCTTTTTATCCAAGTAAATAA
- a CDS encoding FAD-binding oxidoreductase, producing MSLKHKVGIIGGGIVGSTAAFYLSQEPTIDVTLFDDGTGQASSAAAGIISPWLSQRRNKEWYFLAKEGAKFYTRYMSDLSDFLDTTKIYHKTGTLLYKKTPKLLDKLESMAHKRLVDAPEIGDISHLSDKEINQLYPFITSTDDALFITGGAKIDGEQLINGIHSILKESDQLIKTSVSKIEYMNHQWNVHTKHDILMFDSLILSVGAWLPQLLEPLHYHVDIRPQKGQLIEVQSNLSTADLPVIMPVGESDIIPFYDGNILIGATHENDEGFDLTPDYTQLEHLKLVASDTINSLVELPITRHRVGTRAYTSDFLPFFGEVKGLKNLWVASGLGSSGLTTGPIIGKTLVDWLLKKETNFDRYKAQPNHYIKPITWEEL from the coding sequence ATGTCATTAAAACATAAAGTAGGAATTATAGGTGGTGGTATTGTTGGTTCAACTGCCGCCTTTTATTTATCTCAGGAACCAACTATTGATGTCACCTTGTTTGATGATGGAACTGGTCAAGCCAGCTCAGCTGCTGCCGGTATCATTTCACCTTGGTTATCACAAAGAAGAAATAAGGAGTGGTACTTTCTAGCTAAAGAAGGGGCTAAGTTTTACACTCGGTACATGTCAGATTTATCAGATTTTTTAGATACAACAAAAATCTATCATAAAACTGGAACGTTACTTTATAAAAAAACGCCTAAACTTCTTGATAAATTAGAATCAATGGCTCACAAACGTTTAGTAGATGCTCCAGAAATTGGCGATATCTCTCATCTATCAGACAAAGAAATCAACCAATTGTACCCATTTATCACATCAACAGATGATGCCTTATTTATTACAGGTGGTGCTAAAATTGATGGAGAACAACTAATCAATGGGATTCATTCTATTTTAAAAGAAAGTGATCAGTTAATAAAAACGAGCGTATCCAAGATAGAATATATGAATCATCAATGGAACGTCCATACTAAACATGACATTTTGATGTTTGATTCATTAATTTTAAGTGTTGGAGCATGGTTACCTCAGTTGTTAGAACCACTTCACTATCATGTTGATATTAGACCACAAAAAGGACAACTCATTGAAGTACAATCTAATCTTTCTACAGCAGATTTACCTGTTATCATGCCTGTTGGAGAATCTGATATCATCCCTTTTTATGATGGAAACATATTAATTGGTGCTACTCATGAAAATGATGAAGGATTTGACTTAACACCCGATTATACACAATTAGAGCATCTAAAACTGGTGGCAAGTGATACTATTAATTCTTTAGTTGAATTACCTATCACACGACACAGAGTGGGAACTCGTGCTTACACATCAGATTTTTTACCATTTTTTGGCGAAGTAAAAGGCCTTAAAAACTTGTGGGTTGCCAGTGGCTTAGGGTCTTCTGGTTTGACAACTGGACCAATAATTGGTAAAACATTGGTAGACTGGTTATTAAAGAAAGAAACAAATTTTGACAGGTATAAAGCTCAACCCAATCACTATATCAAACCTATAACCTGGGAGGAATTATAA
- a CDS encoding ABC transporter substrate-binding protein/permease, which translates to MKRSLRKKLMLLFTLIIGVLTTIVPLHTFAEEETILKNIKDKGVLTVGLSADYAPYEFHATMDGKDQVVGTDILIAQKIADDMGVKLKVEEYGFDALIGALKTGKIDLIISGMSPSPERLKEVNFSDPYMTVEQKIVIRKEDKDKFKTVDDFNGIKVGAQVQSMQEELSNDELHANTVSLQQVPDIILQLQKKKIDAAVIEEPVAEAYLTQDNSLMFADIRLDNANKGTAVAIQKNAPDFLNLVNASIKEINDKDLMTEYKKEVIPYMFQDESFMKKYAPYYIKGTGYTIFLAIIGVLFGSILGTLLALMKQSKNKLFKWISVIYIEYVRGTPLLVQIFLVFFGLNVLGINLSALASSCVALSLNSGAYVAEIIRAGLNAVDKGQAEAARSLGMSQKKAMRYIIMPQAIKNILPALGNEFVTVIKESSVVSVIGVSELMFQAGVVRGASFKPFLPILIASLIYFVLTFTLSRALGVAERRIGTND; encoded by the coding sequence ATGAAACGCTCACTAAGAAAAAAGTTAATGCTATTATTTACACTTATTATTGGTGTACTAACTACTATAGTGCCATTACATACATTTGCAGAAGAAGAGACTATTTTGAAAAATATTAAAGATAAAGGGGTATTGACAGTTGGTTTGTCTGCTGATTATGCTCCATATGAGTTCCACGCAACAATGGATGGAAAAGATCAAGTCGTTGGGACTGATATTTTAATCGCTCAAAAAATTGCAGATGATATGGGCGTTAAATTAAAAGTCGAAGAGTATGGATTTGATGCGTTAATTGGGGCGCTTAAAACTGGAAAAATTGATTTAATTATCTCTGGTATGTCTCCCTCTCCAGAACGATTAAAAGAAGTTAATTTTTCTGATCCTTATATGACAGTCGAACAAAAAATAGTTATTAGAAAAGAAGACAAAGATAAATTTAAAACAGTTGATGATTTTAACGGTATAAAAGTTGGAGCACAAGTTCAATCCATGCAAGAAGAACTTTCTAACGATGAATTACATGCCAATACAGTCTCTCTCCAACAAGTACCTGATATTATTTTACAACTCCAAAAAAAGAAAATTGATGCTGCTGTCATTGAAGAGCCAGTCGCTGAAGCTTACCTAACACAAGACAACTCATTAATGTTTGCTGATATTAGACTTGATAATGCAAATAAAGGAACGGCAGTGGCTATACAAAAAAATGCACCTGATTTTTTAAATTTAGTTAATGCTTCTATAAAGGAAATTAATGATAAAGATTTAATGACTGAGTACAAAAAAGAAGTCATTCCTTATATGTTCCAAGATGAGTCTTTTATGAAAAAATATGCTCCCTACTACATTAAAGGGACTGGCTACACGATTTTCCTAGCCATTATTGGGGTACTGTTTGGTAGTATTTTAGGAACACTGCTTGCGTTAATGAAACAATCGAAAAATAAATTATTTAAGTGGATTTCAGTCATCTACATCGAATACGTGCGTGGGACTCCCCTACTGGTTCAAATCTTTTTAGTGTTCTTTGGACTAAATGTTTTAGGAATTAACCTAAGTGCTCTTGCATCAAGTTGTGTGGCCTTATCACTAAACAGTGGGGCTTATGTAGCTGAAATCATTCGTGCTGGGTTAAACGCCGTTGATAAAGGACAAGCTGAAGCGGCACGATCTCTAGGTATGAGTCAGAAAAAAGCGATGCGATATATTATCATGCCACAAGCGATTAAAAATATTTTACCTGCTTTAGGAAATGAGTTTGTGACTGTCATTAAAGAATCATCTGTGGTATCTGTTATCGGGGTATCTGAATTAATGTTCCAAGCAGGCGTAGTACGTGGTGCAAGTTTCAAACCATTCTTACCAATTTTAATTGCATCATTGATTTATTTTGTATTAACCTTCACCTTATCTCGTGCATTAGGTGTAGCTGAAAGGAGAATTGGTACCAATGATTAA
- a CDS encoding amino acid ABC transporter ATP-binding protein yields the protein MIKIHDLKKSFGDNDVLKGINLDIKAGEVVVVIGPSGSGKSTFLRCLNLLETPTSGMIEFEGTNLLDPKVDINQLRQKMGMVFQNFNLFPHKTVLENLTISPVKVKNESQDIADREGLALLERVGLKDKANQYPKSLSGGQQQRVAIARALAMHPDVMLFDEPTSALDPEMVGEVLAVMNALAEEGMTMVVVTHEMGFAREVADRVIFMDKGVIQEEGAPDDIFLHPKNDRTQGFLEKVL from the coding sequence ATGATTAAGATACACGATTTAAAAAAATCCTTTGGTGATAATGACGTCTTAAAAGGAATTAATCTAGATATAAAAGCAGGTGAAGTGGTTGTAGTGATTGGCCCTTCTGGTAGCGGAAAAAGTACGTTTCTACGTTGTTTAAATTTACTCGAAACACCGACTAGTGGTATGATTGAATTTGAGGGAACCAACCTACTTGATCCAAAAGTAGACATCAATCAACTCCGTCAAAAAATGGGGATGGTGTTCCAAAACTTTAACCTCTTCCCACATAAAACAGTGTTAGAAAATTTGACTATTAGCCCAGTAAAAGTAAAAAATGAGTCACAAGACATAGCTGACAGAGAAGGACTTGCTCTATTAGAACGAGTTGGACTAAAAGATAAAGCCAATCAATACCCAAAAAGTTTATCTGGTGGTCAACAACAACGTGTCGCGATCGCGCGTGCCCTAGCGATGCATCCAGATGTCATGTTATTTGACGAACCAACGAGTGCGCTAGATCCTGAGATGGTTGGTGAAGTTCTAGCCGTTATGAATGCGTTAGCCGAAGAAGGCATGACCATGGTCGTCGTGACTCATGAGATGGGATTTGCCCGAGAAGTAGCCGATCGAGTGATTTTTATGGATAAAGGGGTAATTCAAGAAGAAGGAGCCCCTGATGATATCTTTTTACACCCAAAAAATGACAGAACACAAGGCTTTTTAGAAAAAGTACTATAA
- a CDS encoding LPXTG cell wall anchor domain-containing protein, whose protein sequence is MLPQTGEVIMNWLPYIGIALVVVVAFLLFKKKKSNDDEEQNEP, encoded by the coding sequence ATGTTACCACAAACAGGAGAAGTTATTATGAATTGGCTGCCATATATAGGCATTGCACTTGTTGTCGTTGTAGCTTTTTTATTGTTTAAGAAAAAAAAATCTAATGACGATGAAGAACAAAATGAACCATAA
- a CDS encoding glycine cleavage system protein H, whose amino-acid sequence MSEETLWVKDVEKGKMVGLTSTAQDDLGSITFVMLPKVGKEIKIGDPIVELEAEKAVVEYDSPVSGTIVSINEEAEKNPKLLDEKDAWLCIIK is encoded by the coding sequence ATGTCAGAAGAAACATTATGGGTTAAAGACGTTGAGAAGGGGAAAATGGTTGGCTTAACTTCTACAGCTCAAGACGATTTAGGAAGTATCACATTTGTGATGTTGCCAAAAGTAGGTAAAGAGATAAAAATAGGCGATCCTATCGTTGAATTAGAAGCTGAAAAAGCAGTTGTTGAATATGATTCACCTGTTTCAGGTACTATTGTATCCATTAACGAAGAAGCTGAAAAAAATCCTAAGTTACTTGATGAAAAAGATGCTTGGCTATGTATTATTAAATAG
- a CDS encoding SPJ_0845 family protein yields MGLTFKRKDSLEKMFEEFAIEPKEDKKDKPEKEKTTVNFSVKPSPTDKDRK; encoded by the coding sequence ATGGGATTAACATTTAAACGAAAAGACTCACTTGAAAAGATGTTTGAAGAATTTGCAATAGAACCAAAAGAGGATAAAAAAGATAAACCTGAAAAAGAAAAAACAACCGTTAATTTTTCAGTCAAGCCATCCCCTACTGATAAGGACAGAAAATAA
- a CDS encoding metal-dependent transcriptional regulator, protein MSRSSNKEDYLKAIYENNGIDEFVSNKTLSQHLHVSPASVSEMVEKLQKDGLIEYKPYTGAKLTLEGLNQTIIIIRNHRIIETFLYDKLGYSLYDLHHLSEELEHVKDSVFFDRLYDYLGNPTNCPHGGIIPTEENYREQAIIPLTEFKIGDMPIIGRVMDDVSVLTYLDSINLSIGDTITILDIDDFNELIIFKINKNDSQHHISNKQANIIFSTN, encoded by the coding sequence ATGTCAAGATCTTCCAATAAAGAAGACTATTTAAAAGCAATTTATGAAAATAATGGAATTGACGAATTTGTTTCAAACAAGACACTCTCCCAACATCTTCATGTATCCCCAGCATCTGTTAGTGAAATGGTTGAAAAACTGCAGAAAGATGGCTTGATTGAGTATAAACCTTATACTGGTGCTAAATTAACTTTAGAAGGATTAAATCAAACAATTATCATCATTCGAAATCATCGTATCATCGAAACATTCTTATATGATAAATTGGGATACTCTTTATATGATTTACACCATTTATCTGAAGAATTAGAACATGTCAAAGACTCTGTCTTTTTTGATAGACTCTATGACTATCTAGGTAACCCAACAAATTGTCCCCATGGTGGTATTATCCCAACAGAAGAAAATTACCGCGAACAAGCGATTATTCCCTTAACTGAATTTAAAATTGGCGATATGCCAATTATTGGACGAGTGATGGATGATGTATCTGTCTTAACTTATCTGGATAGTATCAACTTATCTATTGGTGATACCATCACTATTTTAGATATCGATGACTTCAATGAATTAATTATATTTAAGATTAATAAAAATGACTCACAACATCATATTAGTAATAAACAAGCCAATATTATTTTTTCAACAAATTAA
- the pepT gene encoding peptidase T encodes MSKLLERFITYVKLNTRSDASSSTIPTTYSQVEFALILKKELEEMGLDSIFYNEKNGFLTAKLPKNSDEKVTSVGFIAHLDTADYNADNITPHVFSNYDGGDVVLNKETNIIMKVDEFPNLKDYVGETLITTDGTTLLGADDKAGIVEILELLDYFISHPAIEHGDIYVAFGPDEEIGTGADHFDVSYFPVDYAYTIDSGRIGHFEYETFNAAQATLTIDGTSVHPGTAYGMMVNALKVAINIDAQLPQLDVPEKTRGYEGFYLLHDLEGSIDSATMTYIIRDHDKARFAERKDYMTRLVDEMNKTFDRPRISLQLVDQYYNMKDIIEQDMRSVDVAVKAMKQLSIDPIITPFRGGTDGSKISFMGVPTPNIFTGGENFHGQYEFITLESMETVAKLLIEIVKLSD; translated from the coding sequence ATGTCAAAACTACTAGAGCGTTTTATTACATATGTCAAACTAAATACACGTTCAGATGCAAGTAGTAGCACCATCCCAACGACTTATTCTCAAGTGGAATTTGCCTTAATATTAAAAAAAGAATTAGAAGAAATGGGATTAGATAGTATTTTTTATAATGAAAAAAATGGTTTTTTGACAGCCAAATTACCTAAAAATAGTGATGAAAAGGTGACGTCAGTTGGATTTATTGCACATTTAGATACAGCTGATTACAATGCTGATAATATCACACCACACGTCTTTTCTAATTATGATGGTGGTGATGTGGTATTGAATAAAGAAACGAACATCATCATGAAGGTGGATGAGTTTCCTAACTTGAAGGACTATGTAGGAGAAACATTAATTACAACTGATGGAACAACTCTCTTAGGTGCAGATGATAAGGCAGGAATTGTGGAAATATTAGAACTGTTGGACTATTTCATTAGTCATCCAGCGATTGAGCATGGAGATATTTATGTTGCTTTTGGTCCTGATGAAGAAATTGGAACAGGGGCAGACCATTTTGATGTATCATATTTTCCAGTGGACTATGCTTATACTATTGATAGTGGACGTATCGGACACTTTGAGTATGAAACGTTTAATGCTGCTCAAGCCACGTTAACGATAGATGGGACAAGCGTTCATCCAGGGACAGCATATGGCATGATGGTTAATGCATTAAAAGTGGCAATAAATATAGATGCACAACTTCCTCAATTGGATGTACCAGAAAAAACACGAGGTTACGAAGGATTTTATCTACTTCATGATTTAGAGGGAAGCATTGACTCAGCGACAATGACTTATATTATTCGAGATCATGATAAAGCTCGCTTTGCTGAGAGAAAAGACTATATGACACGACTTGTTGATGAAATGAATAAGACGTTTGATCGTCCAAGAATTTCTCTTCAATTAGTTGATCAATACTATAATATGAAAGACATCATAGAACAAGATATGAGAAGTGTTGATGTTGCTGTTAAAGCAATGAAACAGTTAAGTATTGACCCAATTATTACCCCTTTTAGAGGTGGAACAGATGGTTCAAAAATATCATTTATGGGTGTGCCTACACCAAATATTTTTACAGGTGGAGAAAATTTTCATGGGCAATATGAATTTATTACATTAGAATCGATGGAAACTGTTGCAAAATTATTGATAGAAATT
- a CDS encoding pyridoxal phosphate-dependent aminotransferase, producing the protein MNKTMLNTFYQIPSENLLMEFTDLASKTPNLLNLSIGDPDITTPKEIIDSAFKDTYNGHTHYTASDGSDDFLTSVINFYKKQYDLSFEKNQVRATVGALQGMYLTLQVLLNEGDEVIIHEPYFSPYKTQVIEAGGTPIIIPTYEKDDFQIDPIILEKAITTKTKAIIINSPNNPTGAVFSKGTLTKIAELAITHNLFILSDEVYEAFTFGEPFTPMASLAPDNTITFSSFSKTFAMTGWRIGYMIAPKYINDACHLLSEDVTYSAPTPSQRAGIYALDHYQDVSKEVVHLFKERLEYIEKRIQDIPFLSVHSLKGSIYAFINISRTGLDSVAFSKKLLTEKQILVIPGQAFGESGSNFIRLAATQDIPVLEEAFDRLETLTFE; encoded by the coding sequence ATGAATAAAACAATGTTAAATACTTTTTACCAAATACCAAGCGAAAATTTATTAATGGAATTTACTGATTTAGCCAGTAAAACCCCTAACCTATTAAATCTATCTATTGGCGATCCCGACATCACAACTCCTAAAGAAATTATTGACTCGGCATTTAAAGACACTTATAACGGACACACGCATTACACTGCTTCTGATGGAAGTGACGACTTTTTAACAAGCGTTATCAATTTTTATAAAAAACAATATGATTTATCTTTTGAAAAAAATCAAGTACGCGCTACTGTGGGTGCTTTACAAGGTATGTATCTTACTCTTCAAGTTTTATTAAATGAAGGAGATGAAGTCATTATACATGAACCTTACTTTTCTCCTTATAAAACACAAGTTATTGAGGCTGGTGGAACACCTATTATCATTCCAACTTATGAGAAAGATGACTTTCAAATTGATCCAATTATTTTAGAAAAAGCTATTACGACAAAAACAAAAGCCATTATCATTAACTCTCCAAATAATCCAACTGGTGCCGTTTTTTCTAAAGGTACCTTAACTAAAATAGCGGAACTCGCAATAACACATAATTTATTTATCTTATCAGATGAAGTTTATGAAGCATTCACTTTTGGCGAACCTTTTACTCCTATGGCTTCATTAGCGCCAGATAATACGATTACCTTTAGTAGTTTTTCAAAAACATTTGCTATGACTGGTTGGAGAATAGGCTATATGATTGCACCAAAATATATTAACGATGCCTGTCATTTATTATCTGAAGATGTGACTTACTCTGCTCCTACTCCTTCTCAGCGGGCTGGTATTTATGCTTTAGACCACTATCAAGATGTATCAAAAGAAGTGGTTCATTTATTTAAAGAACGTTTAGAATATATTGAAAAACGTATCCAAGACATTCCATTTTTAAGTGTTCACTCACTAAAAGGAAGTATTTATGCCTTCATTAACATTAGTCGGACAGGTTTGGACTCTGTCGCCTTTTCTAAGAAATTATTAACAGAAAAACAAATTCTTGTTATCCCAGGTCAAGCCTTTGGAGAAAGTGGTTCAAACTTTATTCGATTAGCAGCGACACAAGATATTCCTGTTTTAGAAGAAGCTTTTGATCGTTTAGAAACTCTAACGTTTGAATAA
- a CDS encoding arsenate reductase family protein, whose product MTTFYWYPKCSTCKKAIAWLDEHNIEYNLIDMIESPPTKEQLIHWMETNDYPIRRFFNTSGVRYREQHLKEIVNDFSKEEAATRLTADGMLIKRPILEVGDKVLLGFKETDYESLLLN is encoded by the coding sequence ATGACAACTTTTTATTGGTATCCTAAATGTTCAACTTGTAAAAAAGCGATAGCTTGGTTAGATGAACATAATATTGAGTATAACTTAATAGATATGATTGAATCACCACCTACAAAAGAACAATTAATTCATTGGATGGAGACAAATGACTATCCAATTCGTCGTTTTTTTAATACAAGTGGTGTACGTTATAGAGAACAACATTTAAAAGAAATTGTAAATGATTTTTCTAAAGAAGAGGCTGCAACACGTTTAACTGCTGACGGTATGTTGATTAAGCGACCTATTTTAGAAGTAGGAGATAAAGTGTTATTAGGCTTTAAAGAAACAGATTATGAGTCATTATTGTTAAACTAA